A section of the Oryzias melastigma strain HK-1 linkage group LG2, ASM292280v2, whole genome shotgun sequence genome encodes:
- the rpgrb gene encoding retinitis pigmentosa GTPase regulator b: MAGDSEDDLPESGAVFTFGKSKFSNNIPSRFWLKNDVPRKIACGDEHTALVTGNGKLFMFGSNNWGQLGLGSKNILIQSCCVSALKSERVKLVACGRNHTLVCTAQGHVFASGGNSEGQLGLGDCEERTSFQRVQFFDSQGAVQMLAAGSNTSAALTASGKLFMWGDNSEGQIGLGKESQASSPQEVGVGRPIRWVSCGYYHSAFVTVDGSLYTFGERDSGKLGLGTEQLSGHRLPQRVKSIKEAVSQVACGGGHTVALTDDGVFTFGLGQFGQLGHGTFIFESRLPRLVEHFRKGRVCQVACGENHTAVITDGGLLYTFGDGRHGKLALGEENFTNQFKPTLCPRFLDCNVQAVSCGGCHMVVFARPRGPGRADVTLEDDDVTLDLLEQPYADMLVDANGSATLQRKLSARVRRRERERSPDHLGAMFRTMPATTAGTLLPSLPVSSQTIPPRLPPPELRHRKVLNGREDASQQEQTGGEEGDAVESMTDTDSVKGLGDTTDFLNMTHVMKMDPGDKTLFLAPLLKCPPLFSSVAGEKSKGKALTEQRQRKAGRPSNQSSFSSTSPSRKSSGEDRRRRARLSQSEQRWKKNKENLIVVGEEVKGRSKEVKTPNATRESRPGASRGQRQASGKQNLTENKVKKNKTPVDEEKSSASSRLSSEKTRKQEVVLSKKSKNEKNRKEAQKTPDLRPLAAAAALAAGATVIQAMGSRSVSSSPSPPESGRGVLQSRSRESDCTEPDRKSTVSINVIPASHSPEQRTSQDEEELSLDPSEGRSNSAAAHEEEEEEDEEDERADVGEKDSASSDEDEEEDDLQPEEEEEDESGAEEEEERTSGATETEPESEERGSTSREAEEEDEEERGSSQETESRGAGTEAEEEEGDESSEKEEDEDEGEEGSEKEEEEEEEEEEDDDERETLKSSEEKDETEEEEEEEDDSEAESEEEEEEEDKEEEEDNEEEEDEKEESEEESEEEKEEEEGNEEEEEEKDSESEEEEHTNSNEEEAEEAEEEDDPDTEEEEEEEEEEEEEEVRKKKKSAGAKRPNVKSAAKSRGRSGGQGPTGGEEEEFWDDVLPQYLNLK; this comes from the exons AATCAGGGGCAGTTTTTACTTTTGGGAAGAGCAAATTTTCCAACAACATTCCCAGCAGATTCTGGCTCAAGAATGACGTCCCCCGCAAGATCGCCTGTGGCGACGAACACACGGCTTTAGTAACAG GAAACGGCAAACTCTTCATGTTTGGCAGCAACAACTGGGGCCAGCTGGGTCTGGGCTCCAAG aatattttaatccaatcCTGTTGCGTTTCAGCCCTAAAGTCTGAGCGGGTCAAGCTGGTGGCCTGCGGGCGGAACCACACGCTCGTCTGCACAG CGCAGGGACACGTGTTCGCGAGCGGCGGCAACAGCGAGGGGCAGCTGGGGCTCGGCGACTGCGAGGAGAGGACGTCCTTCCAGAGAGTGCAGTTCTTCGACTCCCAGGGAGCGGTCCAGATGCTCGCCGCCGGGTCCAACACCTCCGCCGCGCTCACAG CGAGCGGGAAGCTCTTCATGTGGGGCGACAACTCGGAGGGTCAGATCGGTTTGGGCAAAGAGAGCCAAGCGTCGTCGCCCCAGGAAGTGGGCGTGGGACGGCCCATCCGCTGGGTGTCCTGTGGCTACTACCACTCCGCCTTCGTGACAG TAGACGGATCTCTGTACACGTTCGGCGAGCGGGACAGCGGGAAGCTGGGCCTCGGCACCGAGCAGCTGTCCGGGCACCGGCTCCCTCAGAGGGTGAAGAGCATCAAGGAGGCGGTCAGCCAAGTAGCCTGTGGGGGCGGCCACACGGTGGCGCTAACAG ATGATGGCGTGTTCACTTTCGGCCTCGGTCAGTTCGGGCAGCTCGGTCACGGCACGTTCATTTTCGAGTCCCGCCTGCCGCGGCTGGTCGAGCATTTCAGGAAGGGGCGAGTGTGCCAGGTGGCATGCGGGGAAAACCACACGGCTGTGATCACAG ATGGTGGTTTACTCTACACTTTTGGGGATGGACGACATGGAAAACTGGCCCTGGGGGAGGAAAACTTCACCAACCAGTTCAAGCCCACTTTGTGTCCGCGGTTCCTTGACTGCAACGTTCAGGCG GTGTCGTGCGGCGGCTGTCACATGGTCGTGTTTGCCCGACCGAGGGGCCCGGGCCGCGCTGACGTGACCCTGGAGGACGACGACGTGACTCTGGACCTCCTGGAGCAGCCGTACGCGGACATGCTGGTTGACGCAAACGGCTccgccaccctccagaggaagctCTCCGCCCGGGTTCGCAGGAGGGAGCGG GAGCGATCTCCAGACCACTTAGGCGCCATGTTTCGAACGATGCCCGCCACCACGGCTGGCACGCTTCTGCCTTCACTTCCTGTCTCCAGCCAGACCATCCCCCCCAGGCTGCCCCCACCCGAGCTCAGACACAGAAAAGTGCTGAACGGCAGGGAAGACGCGAGCCAGCAGG AGCAGACCGGGGGCGAGGAGGGCGACGCCGTCGAGTCCATGACGGACACGGACAGCGTTAAAGGCCTGGGAGACACGACGGACTTCCTCAACATG ACGCATGTGATGAAGATGGACCCCGGAGATAAAACGCTGTTtctggctccgctgctgaag TGCCCGCCCCTTTTCTCCTCTGTTGCCGGGGAAAAGTCAAAGGGTAAGGCTTTAACAGAGCAGCGTCAAAGAAAGGCCGGGCGGCCGTCCAATCAGAGCAGCTTCTCTTCCACGTCTCCGTCGCGTAAGAGCAGCGGGGAGGATCGGAGGAGACGCGCTCGGCTCTCTCAGAGCGAGCAGCGGTGGAAGAAGAACAAGGAGAACCTGATCGTGGTCGGGGAGGAGGTGAAGGGGAGGTCCAAGGAAGTGAAAACTCCCAACGCCACGCGTGAGTCGCGCCCTGGAGCGAGTCGGGGTCAACGACAGGCGAGCGGGAAGCAGAATCTCACAGAGAATAAAGTTAAGAAGAACAAAACACCTGTAGACGAAGAGAAGAGCTCGGCGAGCTCCAGACTTTCCTCTGAGAAAACacgcaaacaggaagtagtttTATCTAAGAAATCGAAGAACGAGAAAAACCGAAAAGAGGCTCAGAAGACGCCGGACCTCCGTCCGCTCGCAGCAGCCGCCGCCCTCGCAGCAGGAGCCACCGTCATCCAAGCGATGGGTTCCAGGAGTGTCTCCAGCTCGCCCTCGCCGCCTGAGAGCGGCCGCGGCGTCCTGCAATCGAGGAGCAGAGAGTCCGACTGCACCGAGCCGGACCGCAAGTCCACCGTCAGCATCAACGTAATCCCAGCATCGCATAGCCCCGAACAGAGGACGAGTCAGGACGAAGAGGAGCTGAGTCTGGACCCCAGTGAGGGGCGGAGCAACTCGGCAGCAGCacacgaggaagaggaggaggaagatgaggaagatGAGCGTGCTGATGTTGGTGAAAAAGATTCTGCCAGCTCTGAcgaggatgaagaagaagacGACCTTCAgccagaggaagaggaggaagacgagagtggcgctgaggaagaggaggagagaacGAGCGGGGCGACCGAGACCGAACCAGAGAGCGAGGAGAGAGGGAGCACGAGCAGAGAGGCCGAGGAAGAGGACGAGGAAGAGCGGGGCTCCAGTCAGGAGACGGAGAGCAGAGGGGCGGGGACTGAagctgaagaagaggagggggATGAAAGTTCAGAgaaggaggaagacgaggacgAAGGGGAGGAAGGTTCAgagaaggaggaagaagaagaagaagaagaagaagaggatgatgatgaacGTGAGACGCTGAAATCCTCAGAGGAGAAAGACGAgacggaggaagaggaggaagaagaggatgaCTCAGAGGCAGAgagtgaagaagaggaggaggaagaagacaaagaggaagaagaagacaatgaggaggaagaagatgagAAGGAAGAAAGTGAGGAAGAAAGTGAGGAAGagaaggaagaagaggaaggaaatgaagaggaagaggaggagaaggacagTGAAAGTGAGGAAGAAGAACATACAAATAGCAATGAGGAGGAggcagaagaagctgaagagGAGGATGATCCCGatacggaggaggaggaggaggaggaggaggaggaggaggaagaggaggttaggaagaagaaaaagtctgCAGGAGCAAAAAGACCGAATGTTAAATCTGCAGCGAAGAGCAGAGGAAGATCCGGAGGTCAAGGCCCGACCgggggagaggaagaggagttcTGGGACGACGTTCTCCCCCAATATCTCAATCTGAAATAA
- the LOC112156832 gene encoding dynein light chain Tctex-type 1 isoform X2: MEDFHNGNEGSFNSEETDGIVKECIENVVGGDDYSANLVNKWTAGIVERCLAQLVKQGKPYKYIVTCAVMQKTGAGLHTANSCYWDTAMDGSSTVRWENRTMYCVVSVFAVAVA; this comes from the exons ATGGAAGATTTTCATAACGGAAACGAG GGCTCTTTTAACTCTGAGGAAACGGATGGAATCGTTAAAGAG TGCATCGAGAACGTGGTGGGAGGCGACGACTACAGCGCCAATCTGGTGAACAAGTGGACGGCCGGCATCGTGGAGCGCTGCCTCGCCCAGCTGGTCAAACAGGGGAAGCCGTACAAGTACATCG TGACGTGCGCCGTGATGCAGAAGACGGGCGCCGGACTTCACACGGCCAACTCCTGTTACTGGGACACGGCTATGGACG GAAGCTCCACCGTGAGGTGGGAGAACCGCACCATGTACTGCGTGGTCAGCGTGTTTGCGGTGGCTGTTGCCTAG
- the LOC112156765 gene encoding cytochrome b-245 heavy chain — MGNFVANEGLSIFVILVWLGINAYLFVQFYMNFLVERWFYTRVLLGHALSWARAPAACLNFNCMLILLPVCRNLLSFLRGSIQCCSRTAARQLDRNITFHKLVAYMIAFHTAVHIIAHLFNFEYFMDAQLNRNSSHLPFILSEIGDNENVSFLNPIRSNETSPTIVMFTTIAGLTGVVITLALILIITSSMEVIRRSYFEVFWYTHHLFVIFFIGLVFHGFGRIVRGQTLGSLNRNKPDTCANRFEEWGKNESGCAVPEFAGNPPMTWKWVVGPMFLYVCERLVRIYRSHQKVVITKVVMHPSKTLELQMKKKGFHMEVGQYVFIQCPSISRLEWHPFTLTSAPEEDYFTVHVRIVGDWTQALYEACGGNKSELQEAWKLPKVAIDGPFGTASEDVFGYEVVMLVGAGIGVTPFASILKSVWYKHIQNNEGVFTKKIYFYWLCPETEAFEWFADLLQSLERQMTERDMADFLSYNIYLTRWKETEAAHFRVHHEAENDPITGLKQKTLYGKPNWDNEFTTIASAHPGTKVGVFLCGPQMLGKSLEKQCISHTEAGVKFIFNKENF, encoded by the exons ATGGGGAACTTTGTCGCCAACGAGGGGCTCTCCATCTTCGTCATC CTGGTGTGGCTCGGCATCAACGCGTACCTGTTCGTCCAGTTCTACATGAACTTCCTGGTGGAGAGGTGGTTCTACACGCGGGTGTTGCTGGGG CACGCCCTTTCATGGGCCAGGGCCCCTGCTGCCTGCCTCAACTTCAACTGCATGCTCATTCTGCTGCCCGTCTGCAGAAACCTGCTCTCCTTCCTCCGAGGCTCCATCCAG tGTTGCAGTAGAACAGCAGCTCGTCAACTCGACCGCAATATCACTTTTCACAAGTTGGTGGCGTACATGATTGCCTTCCATACAG CCGTGCACATCATTGCACACTTGTTCAACTTTGAGTATTTCATGGATGCGCAACTGAATCGCAACAGCAGCCATTTACCCTTCATTCTGTCTGAAATCGGGGATAACGAGAACGTGTCCTTCCTGAACCCAATCAGGAGCAACGAAACG AGCCCCACTATCGTCATGTTCACCACCATTGCCGGCCTGACGGGTGTGGTCATTACCCTGGCTctcatcctcatcatcacaTCCTCCATGGAAGTCATCCGCAGGTCCTACTTCGAGGTCTTCTGGTACACCCACCATCTGTTCGTCATCTTCTTCATCGGTTTGGTGTTCCACGGCTTTGG ACGTATTGTTCGAGGACAAACTTTGGGAAGTCTCAATAGAAACAAGCCTGACACCTGTGCAAACAGATTTGAAGAATGGGGCAAAAACGAGTCGGGGTGCGCCGTGCCGGAGTTCGCCGGAAACCCACCCATG ACATGGAAGTGGGTGGTGGGTCCCATGTTCCTTTACGTGTGCGAGAGGCTGGTGCGCATCTATAGATCTCATCAGAAAGTGGTCATCACCAAG GTGGTGATGCATCCCTCCAAaactctggagctgcagatgaagaaaaaaggcTTTCACATGGAGGTGGGGCAGTACGTCTTCATCCAATGTCCTTCCATCTCCCGGCTGGAGTGGCACCCCTTCACCCTGACGTCAGCCCCAGAGGAGGACTACTTCACCGTGCACGTCCGCATCGTTGGGGACTGGACCCAGGCCCTGTACGAGGCGTGTGGAGGGAACAAGTCAGAACTTCAGGAGGCTTGGAAACTACCCAA GGTGGCCATCGACGGCCCGTTTGGTACTGCCAGCGAGGACGTGTTTGGTTATGAGGTCGTGATGTTGGTGGGCGCGGGGATCGGGGTCACTCCGTTTGCCTCCATCCTCAAATCCGTGTGGTACAAGCACATCCAGAACAACGAGGGGGTCTTCACTAAGAAG ATCTACTTCTACTGGTTGTGTCCGGAGACAGAAGCCTTTGAGTGGTTTGCAGACCTCCTTCAGTCTTTGGAGCGTCAGATGACGGAAAGAGATATGGCGGACTTCCTCAGCTACAACATCTACCTCACCCGCTGGAAGGAGACAGAG GCGGCTCATTTCCGTGTCCATCACGAAGCTGAAAACGATCCAATCACCGGACTTAAACAGAAGACTCTTTATGGGAAACCAAATTGGGACAACGAGTTCACCACCATTGCATCGGCGCACCCGGG GACCAAAGTGGGCGTCTTCCTCTGCGGTCCTCAAATGTTGGGCAAGTCTTTGGAGAAGCAGTGTATTTCTCACACAGAGGCTGGCGTCAAGTTCATCTTCAACAAAGAAAACTTCTAA
- the LOC112156832 gene encoding dynein light chain Tctex-type 1 isoform X1 produces the protein MEDFHNGNEGSFNSEETDGIVKECIENVVGGDDYSANLVNKWTAGIVERCLAQLVKQGKPYKYIVTCAVMQKTGAGLHTANSCYWDTAMDVFFRSGQIGGNRRLCLRQKSSSMRKLHREVGEPHHVLRGQRVCGGCCLEPTRSPFRHPPGGCRTRIRPAGGHQVPQFSSLQLKR, from the exons ATGGAAGATTTTCATAACGGAAACGAG GGCTCTTTTAACTCTGAGGAAACGGATGGAATCGTTAAAGAG TGCATCGAGAACGTGGTGGGAGGCGACGACTACAGCGCCAATCTGGTGAACAAGTGGACGGCCGGCATCGTGGAGCGCTGCCTCGCCCAGCTGGTCAAACAGGGGAAGCCGTACAAGTACATCG TGACGTGCGCCGTGATGCAGAAGACGGGCGCCGGACTTCACACGGCCAACTCCTGTTACTGGGACACGGCTATGGACG ttttcttcagaTCTGGTCAAATAGGAGGAAATAGAAGACTTTGTTTACGACAAAAGAGCTCATCGATGAG GAAGCTCCACCGTGAGGTGGGAGAACCGCACCATGTACTGCGTGGTCAGCGTGTTTGCGGTGGCTGTTGCCTAGAACCCACCCGTTCACCATTCAGGCACCCACCAGGAGGATGCAGGACACGCATCCGACCAGCAGGGGGCCACCAAGTGCCACAGTTTTCATCCTTACAGTTGAAACGCTGA